A stretch of Aristophania vespae DNA encodes these proteins:
- a CDS encoding HAD family hydrolase, whose amino-acid sequence MTNELRNGLKFVIFDCDGVLIDSERPSCRATAEFARSKGVHVSDEDAIETFAGMTQSQVVKFLEDKIGSSLPEDTETKLRQNIIRLMQSNAEPIEGAMKLLEDLRKHNIPFAVGSNSSIREMDVKFGHTGMDKLIPKDRIYSANDMGCPKPAPDVYLYAAKQHGVSPEETLVVEDSDVGAESVRRAGMSCLLLRDKDHKLPSFWPTPHFVHITNLSEMMPLLLPKLATSLGT is encoded by the coding sequence ATGACTAATGAATTACGAAACGGGCTCAAATTCGTCATTTTTGATTGTGACGGAGTGCTCATTGATAGTGAACGACCTTCCTGCCGTGCTACGGCAGAGTTCGCTCGCTCTAAAGGAGTGCATGTTTCAGATGAAGATGCCATTGAAACATTTGCAGGGATGACACAATCACAGGTTGTAAAGTTCCTTGAGGATAAAATAGGATCGTCTTTACCTGAAGATACAGAGACGAAATTAAGACAAAATATTATTCGTCTGATGCAAAGCAATGCTGAGCCTATTGAAGGCGCTATGAAGCTGCTAGAAGATTTAAGAAAGCATAATATTCCATTTGCTGTAGGATCAAATTCTTCCATTAGGGAAATGGATGTTAAATTTGGTCATACCGGGATGGATAAATTAATCCCGAAAGATCGCATATATTCAGCCAATGATATGGGGTGCCCCAAACCTGCACCAGACGTTTATCTTTATGCAGCCAAACAACATGGTGTATCCCCTGAGGAAACGTTAGTGGTTGAGGATAGCGATGTCGGTGCTGAGTCAGTAAGGCGTGCAGGAATGTCATGTCTACTTTTACGTGATAAAGACCATAAATTACCCTCTTTTTGGCCAACGCCTCATTTTGTGCACATCACAAATCTTTCTGAAATGATGCCACTTTTATTGCCAAAATTAGCAACAAGCTTGGGGACATAA
- the hemE gene encoding uroporphyrinogen decarboxylase — protein sequence MTSNNFSSPQKTSVKKPLLHTLQGHEVWPPPIWLMRQAGRYLPEFRAMRAKADFLTRCMTPDIAVELTVQPIRRYKMDGAILFSDILILPWVMGQSLAFVEGKGPVLEPIRSEADLKLLDKNRVLEATRPVQQTLSILAKELPDVTTLIGFAGSPFTVACYMVEGGGSRDFAQTRKMMLQNTPLFQKIIDLLVTTTAQMLSAQIRAGAQTVMLFDSWGGLLPPQEFRQFVIEPTRQIVEFLRAEHPSVPVIGFPRLGGVMAVEYAEKTGVNTLALDTVTDPTKIASMVPSKLALQGNLDPMILLNGGDALVKEATRIRDSLRGRPHVFNLGHGVMQQTPPENVALLVDSVRNV from the coding sequence ATGACATCGAATAACTTCTCATCGCCTCAAAAAACTTCAGTGAAAAAACCTCTCTTGCATACACTGCAAGGTCATGAAGTTTGGCCCCCTCCTATATGGCTCATGCGTCAGGCTGGGCGATATCTACCAGAATTCCGTGCAATGCGTGCCAAAGCCGACTTTCTAACGCGCTGTATGACGCCAGATATTGCTGTAGAGCTGACAGTTCAGCCCATAAGGCGCTATAAAATGGACGGCGCTATTCTCTTTTCTGATATTCTTATTCTGCCCTGGGTTATGGGACAGTCCCTTGCATTTGTAGAAGGAAAAGGCCCAGTTCTAGAGCCTATTCGTTCTGAAGCAGATCTAAAATTACTTGATAAAAATCGGGTCCTTGAAGCAACAAGACCCGTGCAGCAAACATTGTCGATTCTTGCAAAAGAGCTACCTGATGTAACAACCCTTATAGGATTTGCCGGGAGCCCCTTTACCGTAGCGTGCTACATGGTAGAAGGCGGTGGTTCACGAGATTTTGCACAAACACGCAAAATGATGCTGCAAAACACGCCTCTTTTTCAAAAAATAATCGATCTACTAGTTACAACAACAGCTCAAATGTTGAGCGCACAAATTCGTGCTGGTGCTCAAACTGTAATGCTTTTTGATTCATGGGGCGGGTTACTACCTCCACAGGAATTCAGGCAGTTTGTTATAGAACCTACACGTCAGATTGTTGAGTTTTTACGTGCAGAACATCCTTCGGTTCCTGTCATAGGCTTTCCCCGCCTTGGAGGTGTTATGGCCGTGGAATATGCAGAAAAAACAGGCGTCAATACTTTAGCCCTTGATACAGTGACCGATCCTACCAAAATAGCATCTATGGTCCCGTCTAAACTTGCCCTTCAGGGAAATTTGGATCCAATGATCCTTCTCAATGGCGGAGACGCTTTGGTGAAAGAAGCGACACGTATCAGAGATAGCCTGCGAGGGCGTCCTCATGTGTTCAATCTAGGTCATGGCGTAATGCAGCAAACCCCTCCAGAAAACGTTGCTTTACTGGTTGATAGCGTGAGGAATGTGTGA
- a CDS encoding Maf family protein has protein sequence MFLPLRKPFTLASGSKIRREILQHAGISPDIKPVDLDEEAIRQDAISKGASPQEIAMRLAQEKAYEAAAQLSHDHVILAADQILELDGKIFSKPLSLEEAAGHLRALRGKTHNLQTALVLHAEGKIIWRYVSTPKLTMRLFSESFLKHYLDVEGHEVLQSVGAYRIEALGVHLFSHIEGDRDAILGLPLLPLLSALRQHHILSDDFS, from the coding sequence ATGTTTCTTCCATTGCGTAAGCCTTTTACTCTGGCCAGTGGGTCGAAAATACGTCGTGAGATACTCCAACACGCTGGTATTAGCCCAGATATCAAGCCTGTTGATCTTGATGAAGAGGCCATTCGTCAAGATGCAATCTCTAAAGGTGCATCTCCTCAAGAGATTGCTATGAGATTAGCGCAGGAAAAAGCCTATGAAGCGGCTGCACAATTATCTCATGATCATGTTATTTTAGCGGCTGACCAGATTTTGGAGCTGGATGGTAAGATATTTTCCAAGCCTTTATCTTTAGAAGAAGCCGCAGGCCATTTACGCGCCTTAAGAGGTAAAACCCATAATCTTCAAACGGCTCTTGTCCTTCATGCAGAAGGGAAGATTATTTGGCGTTATGTTAGTACGCCCAAATTAACAATGAGGTTATTTTCTGAGAGTTTTTTAAAGCATTATTTGGATGTTGAGGGTCATGAGGTGCTTCAATCTGTAGGAGCATATCGCATTGAAGCACTAGGTGTGCATCTTTTTTCTCATATAGAAGGAGATAGGGATGCCATATTAGGATTACCTTTATTGCCTTTATTAAGTGCTCTGAGGCAGCATCATATTTTATCAGATGATTTTAGCTAA
- a CDS encoding metal ABC transporter solute-binding protein, Zn/Mn family, whose product MRFLRRASKYFFFIFCSFCSVSGGFHTEHARAASLSLLCVETVWCDVAQQIGGSNLKTKALLTAPGIDPHHFQPSPSLIRSVKQADGFLANGATYDDWALAFRHADSNRFVASEIGKWRNGEDPHLFFQPEIIHSVARVIAVWLEQRDPQNQKIYKDHLAKFEQSLDDLDKKISLFKERYKDIPIAITEPAGERLLSKTGLKIIDQRWALSVMNQTGVSAQETALLERALTQHNIAVLVVNPLVASAQINNLVSIAKKHHIPIITIGETLPAGQTWQGWMNHILDQLASALDKKELQR is encoded by the coding sequence ATGCGCTTTCTAAGGCGTGCCTCTAAATATTTTTTCTTCATTTTCTGTAGTTTTTGCAGTGTTTCTGGTGGGTTTCATACAGAACATGCCCGGGCTGCGTCTCTTTCTCTTTTATGTGTTGAAACGGTTTGGTGTGATGTTGCTCAGCAAATTGGTGGTTCAAATTTAAAGACTAAGGCTCTTTTAACAGCACCGGGTATTGACCCCCATCATTTTCAACCTTCGCCTTCACTCATTCGCTCTGTTAAGCAAGCAGACGGTTTTTTGGCTAATGGCGCGACTTATGATGATTGGGCTCTGGCTTTTAGGCACGCTGATTCAAACCGGTTTGTAGCTTCTGAGATTGGAAAATGGCGCAATGGGGAGGATCCACATCTCTTTTTTCAACCAGAAATTATTCATTCTGTAGCACGTGTTATTGCTGTTTGGCTTGAGCAGAGAGACCCACAAAACCAGAAAATTTATAAGGATCATTTGGCAAAGTTTGAGCAGAGCCTTGATGATCTTGATAAAAAAATATCTTTATTCAAAGAACGTTATAAAGATATTCCTATTGCCATTACTGAGCCAGCTGGTGAAAGGTTGCTCTCTAAAACAGGCCTTAAAATTATAGATCAGCGCTGGGCTTTATCGGTAATGAACCAAACTGGAGTTTCTGCACAGGAAACGGCCTTGTTAGAACGTGCTTTAACACAGCATAATATTGCAGTGTTAGTTGTTAACCCGCTTGTAGCGTCAGCCCAGATTAATAATTTGGTTTCTATAGCTAAGAAGCATCATATTCCCATTATCACGATTGGTGAGACTCTTCCTGCTGGTCAGACCTGGCAAGGTTGGATGAATCACATTCTTGATCAGCTTGCGAGTGCCCTAGATAAAAAAGAGCTGCAAAGGTGA
- a CDS encoding ATP-binding cassette domain-containing protein — protein sequence MKRTYLSFTEACLSISGNVILQNVTQSILLDGVLILRGRNGAGKTTLLKALLGLVKPQKGKVSVSFEPSCKKRPVLGYMPQKVGQAAAMLPVISHVVASLEGHCWGISFSKTRQKRALELLELTGAGFLADRPLGVLSGGERQRVALAQALASKPDVLILDEPLAALDQQARQESLELFGQLREKLGLNFIMTSHETLPLEGLSYPIQEIRLEKGRIYVEL from the coding sequence GTGAAGCGAACTTATCTTTCTTTCACAGAAGCTTGTCTGTCTATTTCTGGTAATGTGATTTTGCAAAATGTAACCCAGTCTATTCTTTTAGATGGGGTTTTAATTCTTAGAGGGCGCAATGGGGCAGGAAAGACCACGCTTCTTAAAGCACTTCTGGGCCTTGTGAAGCCACAGAAAGGCAAGGTTTCTGTTTCTTTTGAACCTTCTTGTAAGAAAAGGCCGGTTTTAGGCTATATGCCTCAAAAAGTTGGCCAAGCTGCCGCAATGTTGCCTGTTATAAGCCATGTGGTGGCTAGTTTAGAGGGGCATTGCTGGGGTATATCATTTAGTAAAACACGGCAGAAGCGCGCTTTAGAACTGCTTGAATTAACAGGTGCAGGTTTCTTGGCAGATCGTCCTTTGGGTGTTTTGTCAGGGGGAGAACGTCAGCGCGTGGCATTGGCCCAGGCATTGGCCTCTAAGCCAGATGTGCTTATTTTAGATGAACCTTTGGCAGCATTAGACCAGCAAGCCAGGCAGGAAAGTTTAGAGCTTTTTGGTCAGCTAAGAGAAAAATTAGGCCTAAATTTTATTATGACCTCACATGAGACTTTACCTCTTGAAGGTTTGTCTTATCCTATTCAGGAGATAAGGTTAGAAAAAGGGCGCATTTATGTTGAGCTATGA
- a CDS encoding metal ABC transporter permease, producing MLSYDFMRHAFLGCFLVSLLAGSLGWFMVVRHQIFAAHALPHIGFSGAAAALWLKISPFAGMILFSLIAGFFMASEDRKKHVIPLSSQRETMTGLVLAASLGLGVFCLYEANSASNQATTLLFGDVLGLSFNVLLALGAVTLICLIGLAILWRPLLFVTLAPDLAEARGVKLSVISYGFMALVALASAACSEVAGALLSFSLMIGPPAAALKLGLTPLKGLGFSIVSALLLSWGALITAWFTDVPIAFLIGIGAVLLYFLAGRFSSWRQLQKS from the coding sequence ATGTTGAGCTATGACTTTATGCGTCATGCTTTTTTAGGCTGTTTTCTTGTCTCTTTGTTAGCTGGCTCTTTGGGGTGGTTTATGGTGGTGCGGCATCAAATTTTTGCTGCTCATGCCTTACCTCATATAGGGTTCAGTGGGGCTGCTGCTGCCTTATGGCTTAAGATTTCACCTTTTGCGGGAATGATTTTATTCAGTTTAATTGCTGGATTTTTTATGGCGTCGGAAGATCGCAAAAAACATGTTATACCTCTCTCTTCTCAGCGTGAGACAATGACAGGGCTTGTTTTGGCGGCCAGTTTGGGATTAGGGGTTTTTTGTCTTTACGAAGCGAATAGTGCCTCTAATCAAGCGACGACGCTGCTTTTTGGAGATGTGTTGGGGCTTAGCTTTAATGTTTTGCTTGCTTTAGGGGCTGTGACACTTATCTGCCTCATAGGGCTTGCTATTTTGTGGCGCCCCTTACTTTTTGTAACTTTGGCTCCTGATTTGGCTGAAGCACGTGGTGTGAAGCTTTCTGTCATTTCATATGGCTTTATGGCGCTGGTGGCTCTTGCTTCGGCTGCTTGCTCAGAAGTGGCCGGAGCACTACTTTCTTTTAGCTTAATGATAGGTCCCCCAGCAGCAGCTTTAAAGCTAGGTTTGACCCCTCTTAAAGGGCTGGGATTTTCTATAGTGAGTGCTCTATTACTCTCATGGGGAGCGTTAATTACGGCCTGGTTTACAGATGTCCCAATAGCCTTTTTGATTGGTATTGGGGCTGTATTACTTTATTTTCTTGCCGGTCGCTTTAGCTCTTGGAGACAGCTTCAAAAATCTTGA
- the rfbD gene encoding dTDP-4-dehydrorhamnose reductase: MSSAPSILVLGRQGQLATSLQRLGGQNVIAIGRPEFDFANPETISDLLKQYQPEFVVNAAAWTAVDLAETEIEGAKQGNHLGPAYVAEKCALQHIPFIHISTDYVFNGRKGHPYTEDDHVTPETVYGQTKADGEKAVLSVHPQSIILRTSWVYSPYGRNFVRTMINAGAKNPVLKVVNDQKGNPTSSDDLAHIILAIIDKVRQTTWMDHYHGIFHASGQGEATWFDLANTTLEEAALHGQAKPDIRPVSTLDWPTPAKRPADSRLDTTKLTQVFGLRFPLWRESVAKTVQQIFSSQRG, from the coding sequence ATGTCGTCTGCTCCTTCTATTTTAGTTCTTGGCCGTCAAGGACAACTTGCTACCTCCCTACAAAGACTAGGGGGCCAAAATGTTATTGCTATAGGGCGGCCTGAGTTTGATTTTGCCAATCCTGAAACTATCTCTGATTTATTAAAGCAATATCAACCTGAATTTGTTGTTAATGCGGCGGCATGGACAGCTGTTGATCTTGCTGAAACAGAAATTGAAGGAGCAAAGCAAGGCAACCATCTGGGTCCTGCTTATGTAGCAGAAAAATGCGCTTTACAGCATATTCCTTTTATTCATATCTCCACTGATTATGTTTTTAATGGAAGGAAAGGTCATCCTTATACAGAGGATGATCACGTCACCCCTGAAACAGTTTATGGCCAAACAAAAGCAGATGGTGAAAAAGCTGTTTTGAGCGTGCATCCTCAAAGCATTATTTTGCGTACTTCCTGGGTTTATTCACCTTACGGGCGTAATTTTGTGCGCACAATGATCAACGCAGGAGCAAAAAATCCTGTTCTTAAAGTGGTGAATGATCAAAAGGGTAACCCAACCTCTTCAGACGACCTTGCTCATATTATTTTAGCTATTATTGATAAAGTCCGACAAACTACCTGGATGGACCATTATCACGGTATTTTTCACGCAAGTGGACAGGGTGAAGCGACATGGTTCGATCTTGCAAATACCACCCTTGAAGAAGCTGCTTTACACGGCCAAGCAAAGCCCGACATCCGGCCCGTTTCTACGCTGGACTGGCCAACACCGGCAAAGCGCCCGGCAGATTCACGTTTGGATACAACGAAATTAACACAGGTTTTTGGGCTGCGCTTTCCGTTATGGCGTGAGAGTGTTGCCAAGACTGTACAACAAATCTTTTCCTCTCAAAGAGGATAA
- the rfbC gene encoding dTDP-4-dehydrorhamnose 3,5-epimerase, whose amino-acid sequence MKVVPLSIPEVILLTPPRFGDNRGFFSETYNYDAMAKAGLTEPFVQDNQSLSRQKGVVRGLHCQLDPYAQGKLVRVTKGAIWDVAVDARTNSPTYGKWVAAELSAENWSQLWIPPGFLHGFVTLQEETEVLYKCTALYNKSSERSVKWDCPELNIEWPIDPQNAVLSEKDLAAPGFSAAKGWFSYNKG is encoded by the coding sequence CGCGTTTTGGTGATAATCGAGGCTTTTTCTCCGAAACCTATAATTATGATGCGATGGCCAAAGCTGGCCTGACAGAACCATTTGTACAGGACAATCAAAGCCTTTCCCGTCAAAAGGGTGTGGTGCGTGGCCTCCATTGTCAGTTGGATCCTTACGCACAAGGTAAACTTGTTCGTGTTACAAAAGGCGCTATCTGGGATGTAGCTGTAGATGCACGCACAAACTCCCCTACTTACGGGAAGTGGGTAGCTGCCGAACTTTCAGCCGAAAACTGGTCTCAGTTATGGATTCCACCAGGTTTCCTACATGGCTTTGTAACGCTACAGGAAGAAACAGAAGTACTTTATAAATGCACGGCTCTCTATAATAAATCTTCAGAACGCTCCGTTAAATGGGACTGCCCTGAACTTAATATTGAGTGGCCCATAGACCCACAAAATGCTGTTCTTTCAGAAAAAGACCTTGCAGCACCGGGCTTTTCAGCCGCCAAGGGGTGGTTCTCTTACAATAAGGGCTAA